The genomic stretch tcataaaaaaaaaaaaagagggaaaataagaTCTTGACTTCCAATTTAATAATAATGGAATATGAAGGCCAGATTGTAACTGTAGAAGttcatttcaaatttaaatatttggcaTTTTCACTAGTCTGCGACTACAAGAAAATTTATTACATTAAGATGGAATTTAGATCTTTGACATGAAGCTGATATTTTCATAGTGTGAAAAATATCAAGCTGACATTATACTGTCTCATTTGATGACTTCCAAATGTCAGAGTGCAGTAACTTATTCATAGGGACCTCAATCTCTTGTGATAGTGTcaatttaaaagacatttacatcgacttttttctttatttaaacgTGTAAAATGGAATATGCAAAGCGGATGAGGAGAAGGGGGGAAGGACCAGGGGCAAGAAAGTTCTTAATAATAGAATGAGGCACTTTTAAGGCGAATTTCCACCGAAGCCTTCTGACAGCTGCATGGACTACTTACTACCTGGTGGTACTTCTGGTAGCTTGCGTCTTCTTTGCCTTTATGTTAATTCCCTCATTCCCAGCTCAGCGCTTTCGTGTTCCTTATTTCAACAGAATTTAGGGGATTAAAAGCAGCGTGATACACTTTCCTGAAAACTTGCACCACCCCTCCCTTGCTTTTAAAAGCGATTTTGTAGGAATGGTAGACACTGAAATCTTTTGAGACGATTGTACCTGGGAGTTAAGGGTGCCCGTTGGCTGTAGAAGACCTCAGGCAGATGGCTATTAGTGGGATTATGAAGCCACAACCGTCGAATACACGAAGCATAGATTTATATTCTCGTAAAACTTGCTGTATGAGTGTGGGGGGGCTGCTCCTCGGCTGCTTGTCCGCACCCTGAGGAGGACGAGATTATTCCTTTCTGCGGGGCAAAGGTGCGCAGCGAGGAACAGGGGCAGGGCGGCCATTTTGTCGGCGCTGAAGGGAGAGACGCTCCCGCCACCGCCTCCGGCGCTGCCCCTTGAAGCCGCTGGCTGCCTCGGAGGCTGCCGGGCTTCTCGGCATAGCGTCGTGCCTCAACCGAGGGGCAGCGGGCGGtgaaggcggcggcggggctggaaGAAGCCGACCGGTAGCAGAAAATTCCCTGAGGCGGCGACCGGGGTGGCGGAGGCgcccgctgccggcggcggggccagccccgccgccggcagggggcgccgccgccaccccggCCGCCGCCTTCAGCCGCGGCCATGTCGGAGCTGGCGCTGGAGGAGCTCTCGGCTCTCGCCGCCATCTACTGCGAGCCGGACGCCTGCGAGGTGCTGGCGGTCTCAGGTGAAGGCAGCcgcgctcctcctcctcctcctcctccctgagAAGACCTCGGGCAGGGTCCTCCCGTTGGGAGGAGGCGCTCCGGGGCCGccgacggggcgggggggagggggggcgggccGCGGACATGTCTCTCCCTCAGCGAGGCAACACCGGCTTAATCGCTTGCTATTAGCAGCAGCGCCAAAGATGGGTGCCTTCTCGCCTCTCCCTTGTCCTGCCGTGTGTCTTTGCTGCAGGGGACCGATTCTAACGAGTCCTGCTCGGTTTTAATTAGCGACCTTCTTAAGTCCAGCTGTTCGCCGGGCGTGCAGCAACTTGCAGTAGGCGAAGGGCAGCAGTGGGAACGGGCTGGCTGCTCTTTAGTTAAATAAGCAGTTGCATCTCGTACGTGTAACAAGACCAGGTATTTATCCTGTAATATTTAATAGGCGTCCAGCTGTTGCTATGCGTCAGAAGCCTTGGGTCATCTCTTTTTCTGGGGGTAAGGTAATAATCTAGGCTTCACAACGTGCCAAATATTCTCCAGCTTCAGCGCTGTGTCAGCTGTCGGTTTTACAGGATGCTAAAGCTCATCTGCCACGTTTGCCGTGGGTGGGAAGGTGAGAAGATTTGTAGCGCTCGCTCCCATCAGCTGCTGGATGCTGTAGGCTAGGGACGCAGTAAGCGTAGACGCCTTTGCTCCATGTTTCCTGCACCAGCCATGGTGGCCGCTGATCAGAACGTAATTTTAAGAGATGACTTTTATCAGTCTGTGCTGTCACAGTGCTGTGAAGATGCCCCTTCAGCAAGGGAGAATAAATCTCAGTAATTCCAGTGTACAACAGCAGTTACTATCGGTCTTCAAGGAATTCTTGGGTGGGATATGCAAGTGTTGCACGCCTGTTCAGATCCAGAGCGTAAGTAAATTTTGCTTAGCGCTTACCACAGGTGTGACAACTCTCATATATTTGTTGGagagatacacacacacacagaatatGCATATATTCTGTCTGACTTAACAACAGTAAGTTCCCTGGTGTCCTGGGCAGTAAAACCCTGGAGAACGCTGTTAAAAATGGATCCAGTGGCCTGCCATCAGGTTTTGTCTGCATTATGTATTCAGCCCAAAAGAATTGGGGTTGataaggaaatgcttttttactgtgagggtgaccaagcactgttaccaggttgtccagagaggttgtggagtgtccatccttggagatattctAAAGCCACCTGGACGTTGCCCGGGGCAGCCTGCTgtgggtggccctgcttgagcgGGGAGGTTGGACAGGGTGACCTGtggaggtccctgccaacctcaactgttctgtgctgctgtgaaaATAACTTTGAGCTGCTTTGGTGTGAAATGACACGTGGCTGCTCTTGTGTGACTCCCTTTAACTAAAAAGTTCCTAGGAAGTCAATTGAATAAACCTCcaacttttatttgaaaatagttgtcgaaatatttttgcacagaACAGCAAGCGGTTATTTGAAAAGAGGACTTTGTGTGTAGACAGCCTCAGAGGGATGAAGACGTCGGTGTCTGCATGGAGCACAATTAACCGGGGTAACTAAAAGCAGAATTGTTTTGTGTCTAGATCTGCATGACACACCTCTTGCTCCAGCATAGGCAGGTAAttctgccattttatttttttgattgGCATTacagttgtatttttaaaatatgattgaTGAAATGTTTCGactgagttttattttcttaaagtcAAAAAGTTCAGGAATGTTACTTCAGGCATAGTTTGAAAATACGGTATCTAGGCTTAAcagatgttaattttaaaaaatgtgaatgcATCTGAACATTGCATATGCACGTCTGTTCCTCCAAATCTGTTAGAGAAATGTACGCACATCCTTCTCTGTGCTTCatatacagaaaaattattttgtgtttataagTCACCAGGATGTAAAAGGCTTGGAAACCTTCCTGGAACATAAAATGAAGCGCCACAAGTGCACAACGGGAATGGGCTATTATATTTGTATTGATGTTATGTGACCTTGCAGGGCCTTTAGCCAGGCTGTGTTCATGATATGTTAGGATCATGCGTATCTGGTTGATTTGCATTGTTTTCTGCTGGAATTGAAAAGATGATTTACAGCGATGATTATTGGTAGTTTTCGATGATTATTGGTAGTTTTCTTACTTTGGGAATTTACTTCCCTTTTACGTTGGTGCTACAGAATCCTTTCGTTTGTATACAGTTAACTTTTGCTGTATTCATTAGCTTACGTTTGCTTTATCTCTTCAAACAGTATAAATCGTCATTGACAAATGGCGCACAGAAGTAAATTCCAGTAAGACTGTTATGTTGTGCTATCCCAGTAGGACTGTTACGTTGTGCTATCCCTAATACATTAAGAGTAATTTGCGTGTAGATCCACAGGATCCAAAAGGACGCCGTTGGGGATTTATGGTTTTGAGGAAtgtaagaaaatgctttttcaggtCTCTTGGTATGCTAAAAACTTCGACTTTCTGGAATTTAGCAAGGAAGTATTcagaatgtaaaatatgtttttatcaAAACCAATCTCTTGATGAATTCAAATAAACTAATTACAGCATATCTTTCTCACCTTACATATCTATTTACAAAGACTAGCGTTACAGATAGAAATCCGTAATTTACTTGTTAATCTCTTCTCGTCTGGTTTGCTCACCAAGCttgctataaaaatatatttatatattctaAGCTTGTACGTTAGTAGGTGccattttctgaatttaaaaatagactGCATGTGTTGCATAAAATGCCTttgggcaggagaggagggggctaTCTGGTTGACACGGAGCAtaagaaaaaatctgaagtatGCTAGAGCTAAATATACTGATAAGCATGCAGCTATGGGGCAGAATGAGCTAAAATGTATTGAGTTTAGTCTTATTAGCACATTAATGCCAGCAGAACGGTCTTACCCaaccttttatttcagaaataatcaCCATTTTGCTGTGAAGACAACTCAGACCTTGTAGCGTGTGcaaacaaaggaaatatttctttagagCCTCGTTACGCAGGGCGATGGTGGTTTGCTCTTTGTTCTGCCAGCCGTCTGCAGCGCTGGTGCAGAAAATGGACGCTGGAATGTTTAAATAAACTTCAGACGCTGTAGCcacacaaaatgttttgaacCGATTCTCCTTTTCAAAAGTAAGTCTGAAGCAGATGTAAATGAGCGTGGCTGGGCTTTTCGCGATGGCTCAAGGTGATACACCTTGGGCTGCGAGGCTGCGCCGCTTCCTTCGGATTAGTTCATCATCATGGGGAAAGGTGTGAGATCGTTGCAGGCTTAAGAATATGATCGCTGCGGCAGGAGGCCCTTGCCGAAGGGGCAAGGTTGGCCTGTGTGTTTATCCCCCAGTTACTTCTGAGTTGGTGAGATCTGTTGCGACAAGCTAGTGAAAAAAATCCTAGGAGGATTATCAGAAAGGTAACATGTTTTTCTGTCGCTGTAATTAAGCTGGCAATAGAGTGGTAGTCTTCAACTCATTTATAGgctgtgcattttaaaatttcttggCAACGTAGTTTAAAATATAAGTGATTCACGGACAGGAATGTGATCACGTTAATACTGTTCAGGCAAATGCAGCTTGCCTTCGGCTGGCCGTGTACCCGGGGGGGCTGCCCTGCGTAGCGGGGAGCTGGAAGGAGGTGGGTGGGCAGGCGCTGTCTGCATGCGGTGCGATGCTCAGGTGTGTGCGGAGATCCTCCACGGCAGCCGAGAGGGcgctggggggtcccagcaggtGCAACGCAGGCTTGCTTCTCGTGTGTGCGGTTACGTGTACTGAGCCTGGCGTAATGGCAGAGGAGCTGTTGTTGCTGGTGCCCACTAAGAAAGGTTTGAGAGGGCAGCAGAGGACAGAGATTGGAATGGGAAGGCTTGAGGTCCTCCTGCGTAGCTGCTGCCCCTGTGCGAGGGCTGCGTGCTGCCAGATGGATGCTGCGGAGACTGGAGTCTCTTCCAAGGATGGTGCGTTTCTGAGGAATAAACTCACCTTAAAAGTAGTCTGGAACCTTTCATAGGGTCTTGGAAGACTGGAGACCAACTCCTGTTAGCAGGGAACGAGGCTTTGGCAGGTAGTGCCTGTAGGTGTGGGCGTGGTTGGGTGTAATTTCGTTTAATTCACTGGATTTGCATCCACTACTTTCAGCACTGGATTTGACTCTGTTCAGGTAGCGATGGTTTGTAGACATTTGGAGACTTCTTTATAGTAATGCTAGAGATTGGTTATTGGGTTTGGAGggtttgcttattttattttgtgactGCTTGGACCTAGAGAGTTCTTCGTATGACCCAGGAAGGAGGTTCGGAAACAAGCCCTTGGCTAAGCTCTCTAAAGTGTTTCTGTCTGTCCAAGTCACTTTTAGGTTCTTTCACTTATTTAATAGGgttcaaatataaaaatcagaGAGAGCGCTGAGGTTGGTTAGCGGCGTCAGCAATACTAATCAAACATAATTCAACCGACTGTCATGTAAAGGAAGGTAAGATAAGGTAGGGGGAGAAGGCGGCAAGTCACTTCAAAAGAGCTCCTCTGAAACTCAGCTCTGCTCTAATCTGCCTTTCAAATCTGGCTTCTCCTGCCCTCATAGAATGAATCAACCTGACAttttagcaattttttaaaagaaaaggggtGAAGTGTTTAGAATGCATCAAAGGGGTGAAGCGGAGAACAGCTGAAGAAGATCATCTTTTATCTGATACCCTCTCTCTTCATGGCAGAGGAGCAAAAGTAGGTTAGGTCTTTGTCCCCGCTTTTCACTTTATGAagttttgtattgtttttctgtgaaacatgTTCTAGTCAAGAAGGTTTTATTGCAGGAATTACTGTACATAATCAAAGATGCTGAATATGAAAATTATGTGATTTATCAGAAGGATGTGGTCTTTTGCCCTTCCTGCTACATACTGTACGTATCCTTTTCACtctgaaaataattctgttctAAGGTAGACCAACAACAGGTTTTGAGCAGATATGGAGATATACCCACATGCATTTATATaagtatatgcatatatgtatgtatgtagtATCTAGGGTCAGAAGTAcagcagagatgttttcattaagtCAGTCCAACTGTTGTAAATGTAGAGAAGCTGGCAGAAAAGAATTAAGCCtattttctctgaaagttgTAGGGTGGACTCAAAGAATctgactttttcctttccaagtcTCTCTTTAGTGCGGAACTGCCTTGGAATGGTTGTCTTAAAAAAGCTCAGTACGAGCCTATTTACCTTGCACTGGTATTGATGTTAGAAGTCTTACAGATTTCTTGAGGAGCAGAGTTAGGGCAGTGCTGAGTCCATCCAGAAAAGTCTCTATTTTGGGTTGTCCTTGCTGCTGCTATTGAGCTGTAGAAGCTGACTTACATGTTTCTGAGAGAGACAATTCTTTATTACTGGCTTGTCTAGACTTTGAAAGAGCCAAAAGGTGCGAATGCTTTTTATAATGTGTTAATAACTTTCCTTCCAGTATGATATGGAAGTGTTTCATTTCAGGATTCCCTACAAGTATAGTTTGAGCCATTGGATGCAACCCCCCACCccgcaaaaaaaccccacccccccttatTTTATACAGAATGGCAGTCATTTGAGTTGaattgttaaagaaaataacatgaCTTAATGTATTTTAACTTCAAGCAAActattaatgtttattttttgataCTTTCCAGAGACGCACGGAATCACATTTAGAATTCAAATCAGCGTGAAAGAACTGCTGGATACAGATGTACTTTTAAAGCTGATATTTCATTTGCCAGTCAATTATCCATCAACTCTGCCAGATATTTCCGTTAACTCAGACCAGCTTACAAGGGCCCAATGTATGGACGTGAAAGATAAATTACTTGAACAAGCAAAGAAGCATCTTTCTGAACCCATGGTACACGATCTGATTCTTTGGGTACAGCAGCATCTTAAATATGTCATTAAGCAATCAGCAACAGTTTCCAGTGAAAAAACTGCTTTGTCAAAAGGAACAAGTATAGAGGATGGTACCTGGATGcttcttttgcatttagatCACATGAGAGCAAAGGCAAAATACGTcaaaactgtggaaaaatggGCTTCAGATCTAAGGCTGACTGGAAGACTGATGTTCATGGGCAAGATAATATTGATTCTTCTTCAGGGTGACAGGAGCAACATTAAGGTGCAGGAACAATGAATGTTGACTAGTTCTATCGATTCACCACTGAAACCTATGTGTCtgaatattttgtgtgtgtttttctaaGATGAACAATTTTGGAAGCAGATTGATCATTAGGAGAGTAGAAAGGCCCAACAactttattctgtatttaagaaaaaggaggTATTCTATGGGAAAGAAACTGGTGATACCTGTAGACCTGTGGCCTGTATTGCTTTGCTTCCACTGTAATTATACCCCTGTATTCCCTGTGTTTCCTGACGGTAATATGCCTAGGTTCAGTCTCCTGTATTTCCCAAATGccccagaaaacagaaaatttgcGATGAGACATTAATAACTGATATATTTCTAGCTCATTACTAACTGTCTCTTTCCTTGACTTAGACCACATGGCGCTCCTAGCGCACGCCTGGGCTTTGAACTTCTTGCCTGTACTTATGAACTCCCGCTGCGTTAGGCAGGTTTTTGCGGTGATATTGGAGGAGAATGTTTCGGCTTTTCAGACTCACGTTCTCTAGATCACTTAGGAATAGAAACAGTCATGCACGTTTTGGGATGGGCGCTTTCAAAATTTGATCGCTGTGTTCCGAAAAAGTCTGTATGTTTCGTACAGGTTTTTGCATTTTACTGAACTTCAAAGATACTAGAtgacatttaatattttgttcttttttgtcatTTAGGAGTACTTGATTCTTCAGAAAACTTCTAAGGTAGATGTGGACTCAAGCGGAAAGAAATGCAAGGAGAAAATGATTAGTGTACTGTGTGAGACAAAAGTACAGTCACAGCATAAAAGGTATAATTTAGTGCTGTTGTGGATAGAAAAGTAACGGAATCGGTAATTACATTCTGACAAATCTGGGCATATTCATGAGTTTCCCTTTTACAATGTAGGTTTCAGACGTTTGAAGTCAAAG from Pelecanus crispus isolate bPelCri1 chromosome 5, bPelCri1.pri, whole genome shotgun sequence encodes the following:
- the RWDD3 gene encoding RWD domain-containing protein 3 isoform X1 → MSELALEELSALAAIYCEPDACEVLAVSETHGITFRIQISVKELLDTDVLLKLIFHLPVNYPSTLPDISVNSDQLTRAQCMDVKDKLLEQAKKHLSEPMVHDLILWVQQHLKYVIKQSATVSSEKTALSKGTSIEDGTWMLLLHLDHMRAKAKYVKTVEKWASDLRLTGRLMFMGKIILILLQGDRSNIKEYLILQKTSKVDVDSSGKKCKEKMISVLCETKVQSQHKRFQTFEVKEYSTLDELQKEFETAGLTTLFSEFVPPLLK
- the RWDD3 gene encoding RWD domain-containing protein 3 isoform X2 produces the protein MSELALEELSALAAIYCEPDACEVLAVSETHGITFRIQISVKELLDTDVLLKLIFHLPVNYPSTLPDISVNSDQLTRAQCMDVKDKLLEQAKKHLSEPMVHDLILWVQQHLKYVIKQSATVSSEKTALSKGTSIEDGTWMLLLHLDHMRAKAKYVKTVEKWASDLRLTGRLMFMGVLDSSENF